The Salvelinus sp. IW2-2015 linkage group LG8, ASM291031v2, whole genome shotgun sequence genome window below encodes:
- the si:ch211-132p1.2 gene encoding proteinase-activated receptor 4 produces MSLFAPAGTLLLLLSLSALRHGCSSSPTTEECTGMGVRLRSFKLVSNCNFTTLKDKQIQEVQAPTTVLYVPMLYLVAFTVGLPANLLALWVLLFRTKKMPSTILLINLTATDLMILMVLPFRIVYHFQGNDWVFGEPFCRVVTALFYGNMYGSVLCLAFIAVDRYVALVHPFGAKTLRSHRTSLYMSLGVWVVVLAAMVPLLVSRQSYKLDEPSITTCHDALPEEEHENYFLSYFLTLFFLCFLLPLLVVLYCYGSVIRTLVAGGQRYAHAVRVTVLVLVVFVGCLLPSNVLLLLHYSDSYLVDDGEDLYVPYMVSLAVSTLNSCIDPFIFYYVSDDFREKVRTVLCCRGDNGRDSTTGNQVSYSSTSKGTQRSKVTLLSKSSRSPVTSEGEVACR; encoded by the coding sequence GGCTGCGCTCCTTCAAGCTGGTGTCCAACTGCAACTTCACCACCCTGAAAGACAAGCAGATCCAGGAGGTGCAGGCTCCCACCACCGTGCTCTACGTGCCCATGCTCTACCTGGTAGCCTTCACYGTGGGCCTCCCGGCTAACCTCCTGGCCCTGTGGGTCCTTCTGTTCCGTACCAAGAAGATGCCATCCACCATCCTCCTTATCAACCTCACCGCCACCGACCTCATGATACTGATGGTGCTCCCCTTCCGCATAGTCTATCACTTCCAGGGCAACGACTGGGTCTTCGGCGAGCCCTTCTGCCGCGTGGTCACGGCGCTCTTCTACGGCAACATGTACGGCTCGGTGCTGTGCCTGGCGTTCATCGCCGTCGACCGCTACGTGGCATTGGTGCACCCGTTCGGTGCCAAAACCCTCCGCAGCCACCGCACCTCCCTTTACATGAGCCTGGGCGTGTGGGTGGTGGTGCTGGCCGCCATGGTGCCTCTCCTCGTCTCCCGCCAGTCCTACAAGCTGGACGAGCCGAGCATAACCACGTGCCACGACGCGTTGCCTGAGGAGGAGCATGAGAACTACTTCCTGTCCTACTTTCTCACACTCTTCTTTCTCTGCTTCCTGCTCCCCCTGCTGGTCGTCCTCTACTGCTACGGCTCCGTGATACGCACCCTAGTGGCGGGAGGCCAGCGCTACGCCCACGCTGTGCGCGTCACTGTGCTAGTGCTGGTAGTGTTCGTTGGCTGCCTGCTACCCAGCAACGTCCTCCTTCTCCTGCACTACTCCGACTCCTACCTGGTGGATGACGGGGAGGACCTGTACGTGCCCTACATGGTTAGCCTAGCTGTTAGCACGTTGAACAGCTGCATCGACCCCTTCATCTTCTACTACGTCTCTGACGACTTCAGGGAAAAGGTCAGGACGGTGCTGTGTTGCCGCGGCGACAAYGGGAGAGACTCGACCACGGGGAACCAGGTGTCCTATTCGTCCACCTCAAAGGGGACGCAAAGGTCAAAGGTGACACTGCTGTCCAAGTCTAGTCGGAGCCCGGTGACGTCAGAGGGGGAGGTAGCATGCAGATAG